One stretch of Thalassophryne amazonica chromosome 19, fThaAma1.1, whole genome shotgun sequence DNA includes these proteins:
- the LOC117500831 gene encoding B2 bradykinin receptor-like — protein MDDAKAEVVCNHTDAWEWVYTMQPVYMSIVCLLGVLGNSFVLCVFCLQRRCGSVADIYLSNLAAADLLMVLCLPFWVVTIVHHFHWRFGEHMCQLINTITGMNYLCSVLFLTLVSVDRYLALTRPLSQQRGRRTLWTHGICCGIWIVGLLFSFPALLFRTVKFYPDLGVDVCYMAYPHEGWRLRYNMTANIVGFLVPVPVVSFCTYHISKALRSSQKIRKNCRSCVERKAAFLVLVILTVFVICWLPYQILIFLDTLDYYEITSGCTWAHVLDIGTQLATYLGYSNSSINPYLYVIVGKQFQQKMSEVFILILCRNKWQQRKSNQAKVNYSTTKKSEPMKNVTQSTDAE, from the coding sequence ATGGATGATGCCAAAGCTGAGGTTGTCTGTAACCACACGGATGCGTGGGAGTGGGTTTACACCATGCAACCTGTGTATATGTCCATTGTCTGCCTTCTTGGAGTGCTCGGGAACTCTTTTGTGCTTTGCGTGTTCTGTCTCCAGAGGCGCTGCGGCTCTGTGGCTGACATTTACCTCAGCAACTTGGCAGCGGCTGATCTCCTCATGGTTTTGTGCCTGCCCTTCTGGGTGGTGACTATTGTTCACCACTTCCACTGGAGGTTTGGGGAGCATATGTGCCAGCTTATCAACACCATCACTGGGATGAATTATTTGTGCAGTGTGCTGTTCCTTACACTAGTCAGTGTGGACCGGTACCTGGCCCTCACTAGACCGCTGTCCCAACAACGGGGCAGAAGGACACTCTGGACACATGGGATCTGCTGCGGTATATGGATCGTCGGGCTCTTGTTCAGCTTCCCTGCTCTCCTGTTCCGCACTGTTAAGTTCTACCCTGATCTGGGCGTTGATGTGTGCTACATGGCATACCCACATGAAGGCTGGAGACTGCGCTACAACATGACTGCTAACATAGTGGGCTTCCTCGTCCCCGTTCCTGTTGTGTCCTTCTGTACCTACCACATCAGTAAAGCTTTGCGGAGCAGCCAGAAGATAAGAAAAAACTGCAGAAGTTGTGTGGAGAGGAAAGCAGCTTTCCTGGTACTAGTCATCCTAACTGTTTTTGTAATCTGCTGGTTACCATACCAGATTCTAATATTTTTGGACACGTTAGACTATTATGAGATCACCTCCGGATGCACATGGGCTCATGTGTTGGACATTGGAACACAGTTAGCTACTTACCTTGGCTATAGCAACAGTTCAATAAACCCTTACTTGTATGTGATTGTGGGGAAGCAGTTTCAGCAGAAGATGTCAGAGGTGTTTATACTCATACTCTGCAGAAATAAATGGCAACAACGAAAATCAAATCAAGCCAAAGTCAACTACTCAACCACAAAAAAATCAGAGCCGATGAAAAATGTCACTCAGTCAACAGATGCTGAGTAA
- the LOC117500830 gene encoding B2 bradykinin receptor-like, producing MTPQPTSVPVYIMTTTAYGGQNGTNGSECPHTDAWDWVYTMQPVYIWIVAVLGIICNVFVLLVFCLHKKPCTVAEIYLSNLAAADLVLTSCLPFWATYVANEFNWPFHPSLCQLVNLGIKMNVYCSIYFLVMVSIDRFVALVHTMSHGRMRRPKYAKLGCLLVWVFGLILSVPTLMFRVVKYIPEYHITACYLEYPNTTVELVCDGIMIVVSFVIPISIITYCTIKIIQALKDQAVERFNSENSERKATKLVLAVLLAFLFCWLPFHLLTTVDVFLKAMAMEDCLLIETIDICSQIFTYLAFFNSVLNPILYVIVGKNFRKKAQEVFQQLSVRRILMSESSRSNTSSTLKTFL from the exons ATGACTCCTCAGCCTACAAG CGTTCCAGTTTACATCATGACCACAACTGCATACGGAGGCCAAAATGGCACCAATGGCAGTGAGTGCCCGCACACAGATGCATGGGATTGGGTCTACACCATGCAGCCTGTGTATATCTGGATCGTCGCTGTGTTAGGAATCATATGCAACGTTTTTGTCCTGTTGGTTTTCTGCCTCCACAAGAAGCCCTGCACTGTGGCTGAGATCTACTTGAGCAACCTGGCTGCTGCAGACCTGGTCTTGACATCCTGCTTGCCTTTCTGGGCTACTTATGTAGCTAATGAATTCAACTGGCCTTTTCATCCATCTCTTTGTCAGCTGGTCAACCTGGGCATCAAAATGAATGTCTACTGCAGCATCTACTTCCTTGTTATGGTTAGCATCGATCGCTTTGTAGCACTGGTGCACACAATGTCTCACGGCAGAATGCGTCGGCCAAAGTATGCCAAACTTGGGTGTCTACTGGTGTGGGTTTTCGGCTTGATCTTGAGTGTCCCCACACTTATGTTTCGGGTGGTTAAATACATACCAGAATACCATATTACTGCATGCTACCTTGAATATCCAAACACCACTGTAGAGTTGGTGTGTGATGGGATAATGATCGTTGTCAGCTTTGTCATCCCCATTTCCATTATTACCTACTGCACCATCAAGATTATTCAGGCTCTGAAGGACCAGGCAGTGGAGCGGTTCAATTCCGAGAACAGCGAGAGGAAGGCCACCAAGCTGGTGTTGGCTGTCCTCTTGGCGTTTCTGTTCTGCTGGCTGCCGTTCCACCTGCTCACCACAGTGGACGTGTTTCTAAAAGCTATGGCGATGGAAGACTGCCTCCTCATCGAGACCATAGACATCTGCAGTCAGATCTTCACCTACCTAGCCTTCTTCAATAGCGTGCTCAACCCCATTCTCTACGTCATTGTTGGAAAGAACTTCAGGAAAAAAGCTCAGGAAgtttttcagcagctgtctgtgaGGAGAATACTGATGTCAGAATCCTCACGTTCTAACACGTCCTCTACTTTGAAGACCTTCCTGTAA